Proteins from a genomic interval of Trifolium pratense cultivar HEN17-A07 linkage group LG6, ARS_RC_1.1, whole genome shotgun sequence:
- the LOC123893021 gene encoding BAG family molecular chaperone regulator 8, chloroplastic, translating into MASHHHYNHHHHSHHQPPPPPPPPPPTHCCCTPSYTCCTPQQHDHLVHIISSLILSQQHDHLVHNNNNNLNPTQFHHHPKSQTLYHHNQNQNHNLKHQSITISSLLNRIESLESSLNHQSYSLRHSAARVIQTHFRSFLVRRSRTLRNLKQLASIKSSFISIRSSFSTHTHFDFPALSLKAVNLLIQLDSIQDRDTTIVDGKRLISRDLVQFLDSIEEVAAKKRIHYVKAVKSSRTGQKVQRPRNSDGDDAEKKKLLKNLRGRVEKISKLCEAYGDDEEGLEAEDGVHNHGDDYDDDDGVTDVLIGRRDRNKNGVFVKRQEIQPRVKKSVRFAENGNVCEVYSTRTCESDGSSSNDDRGEVLENRKFVVVDVVDSSQGVDDDEEALVEDSGGSTRSRDDGDIVKEQHQEKLLFSAPLPLKMENRTDLKSKGVKILS; encoded by the exons ATGGCTTCTCACCACCACTACAACCACCACCATCACAGCCACCaccaaccaccaccaccaccacctcctcctcctccaactCATTGCTGCTGCACCCCTTCCTACACTTGCTGCACCCCCCAACAACACGACCACCTCGTACACATCATTTCCTCACTCATCCTGTCTCAACAACACGACCACCTCgtacacaacaacaacaacaaccttaatCCTACTCAATTCCACCACCACCCCAAATCACAAACCCTTTATCAtcacaatcaaaatcaaaatcacaatCTCAAACACCAATCTATAACAATCTCTTCTCTCCTTAACCGCATTGAATCACTTGAATCTTCTCTCAATCATCAATCTTATTCACTCCGTCACTCTGCTGCACGTGTCATCCAAACCCATTTTCGTTCTTTCCTTGTTCGTAGATCAAGAACCCTAAGAAACCTTAAACAACTTGCATCTATTAAATCCTCTTTCATTTCGATCAGATCCTCTTTTTCAACACATACCCATTTCGATTTTCCAGCTCTTTCTCTCAAAGCTGTAAACTTGCTCATTCAACTTGATTCCATTCAG GATCGTGATACAACGATTGTGGATGGGAAAAGGTTGATTAGTAGAGATCTGGTTCAGTTTTTGGACTCGATTGAAGAGGTTGCTGCGAAAAAGCGTATACATTATGTTAAAGCAGTGAAGAGTTCTAGGACTGGCCAGAAAGTTCAGAGACCAAGAAATTCAGATGGTGATGATGCTGAGAAGAAGAAGCTTTTGAAGAATTTGAGGGGGAGGGTTGAGAAGATTAGCAAATTGTGTGAGGCTTATGGAGATGATGAGGAAGGTTTAGAGGCTGAGGATGGCGTTCATAATCATGGTGATGATTATGACGATGATGATGGAGTTACCGATGTTTTGATTGGTAGAAGGGATAGGAACAAAAATGGGGTCTTTGTTAAAAGGCAAGAGATTCAACCTAGAGTGAAGAAAAGTGTGAGATTTGCCGAGAATGGTAATGTTTGTGAGGTTTATAGCACAAGAACTTGTGAATCAGATGGAAGTTCATCGAATGACGACCGAGGCGAGGTTCTGGAGAATAGAAAGTTTGTAGTTGTAGATGTCGTGGATTCGTCTCAAGGTGTTGATGATGACGAGGAAGCGCTGGTGGAGGACAGTGGAGGGTCGACACGTAGTAGAGACGACGGAGATATAGTTAAAGAGCAGCACCAAGAGAAACTTCTGTTCTCTGCTCCATTGCCACTTAAGATGGAAAACAGAACTGATTTGAAGAGTAAAGGTGTGAAAATTTTGTCGTGA
- the LOC123892742 gene encoding LYR motif-containing protein 4B — translation MAAAASSPSPSQILSLARSFIRVSRQFPDYNIREYTKRRAIDAFRQNAKLSEPSSISEAFSFGKSQLDVAKRQAVVYSLYVPPLPSVMDLPNKPF, via the coding sequence ATGGCGGCGGCAGCATCATCTCCTTCTCCATCACAAATCCTATCACTTGCCCGCTCTTTCATACGAGTATCTCGTCAATTTCCAGATTACAACATCAGAGAATACACAAAACGACGCGCCATCGATGCGTTTCGTCAAAACGCTAAACTTTCTGAACCTTCTTCAATTTCTGAAGCTTTCTCATTCGGAAAGTCTCAGCTTGATGTTGCTAAAAGACAAGCTGTTGTTTACTCTCTTTATGTTCCTCCTCTTCCCAGTGTCATGGATCTTCCTAATAAACCCTTTTAA